Proteins encoded within one genomic window of Polaribacter sp. NJDZ03:
- the sufD gene encoding Fe-S cluster assembly protein SufD, with protein MELKDKLLSSYLAFENDVDTNSDIHEIRSKAFKNFETLGFPTKKLEAWRYTSLNAVLKHDYSIFPKKDCNIEMADVKQYFIHDIDTYKIVFINGKYSSFLSETTHDAIDVCLMSAALAKDKYKPVIENYFNKIAEKDNLTSLNTAFATEGAYIHIPRNTEVKKPIQIINFTTGTEAATMLQPRNLIVVGENSHVQIIERHQSLTSNPVLTNSVTEIFADKRAFVDYYKIQNDDLNASLVDNSFVEQKSNSVVSVHTFSFGGNITRNNLNFYQKGEYIDSILKGITISEGKQHIDHHTLVHHIEPNCESHQDYKGIYDERSTAVFNGKVIVNKEAQKTNAYQQNNNVLLSGKATINAKPQLEIFADDVKCSHGCTVGQLDDEALFYMQQRGIPKKEGKALLMFAFANTVLESVKIPEVKQRITKIIANKLNVNIGFDL; from the coding sequence ATGGAATTAAAAGACAAACTATTATCATCATACCTTGCATTTGAAAATGATGTAGACACCAATTCTGACATACACGAAATCCGTTCTAAAGCATTTAAAAACTTTGAAACATTAGGGTTTCCTACTAAGAAATTAGAAGCTTGGAGGTACACTTCTTTAAACGCTGTCTTAAAACACGATTATAGCATTTTTCCTAAGAAAGACTGTAATATAGAAATGGCTGATGTAAAACAGTATTTTATACATGATATAGACACTTATAAAATTGTTTTTATCAATGGAAAATACAGCTCTTTTTTATCAGAAACCACACACGATGCTATAGATGTTTGCTTAATGTCTGCAGCTTTAGCTAAAGATAAATATAAGCCAGTAATAGAAAACTACTTTAATAAAATTGCAGAAAAAGATAATTTAACATCTTTAAATACTGCATTTGCAACAGAAGGAGCATACATTCATATTCCTAGAAATACCGAAGTAAAAAAACCGATTCAAATTATCAATTTCACTACAGGTACAGAAGCTGCTACAATGCTACAACCTAGAAATTTAATTGTTGTTGGAGAGAATTCTCATGTTCAAATAATAGAACGTCATCAAAGTTTAACAAGCAATCCTGTTTTAACCAATTCGGTTACAGAAATTTTTGCTGATAAAAGAGCATTTGTAGATTATTATAAGATTCAGAATGATGATTTAAATGCATCGTTAGTAGATAATTCTTTTGTAGAACAAAAATCTAATAGCGTTGTTTCTGTACATACTTTTTCTTTTGGAGGAAATATCACCAGAAACAATTTAAACTTTTATCAAAAAGGAGAATACATAGATTCTATCTTAAAAGGGATTACAATTAGCGAAGGGAAGCAACATATAGATCACCATACTTTAGTGCATCACATAGAGCCTAATTGCGAATCTCATCAAGATTATAAAGGAATTTATGACGAGCGCTCTACAGCCGTTTTTAATGGTAAAGTAATTGTAAATAAAGAAGCTCAAAAAACAAACGCATACCAACAAAACAATAATGTTTTATTAAGTGGTAAAGCAACGATTAATGCAAAACCTCAACTAGAAATTTTTGCTGATGATGTAAAATGTTCTCATGGTTGTACTGTTGGTCAATTAGATGATGAAGCATTATTTTACATGCAACAACGTGGTATTCCTAAAAAAGAAGGGAAAGCATTGTTAATGTTTGCTTTTGCAAATACTGTTTTAGAAAGCGTTAAAATACCAGAGGTAAAACAACGTATTACTAAGATAATTGCAAACAAATTAAACGTAAATATTGGTTTCGATTTGTAG
- a CDS encoding iron-sulfur cluster assembly accessory protein, whose amino-acid sequence MIKVSDTAKKKVIELMTDDGFNAATDFVRVGVKSGGCSGLSYDLTFDNKKEENDKVFMENDVKIIVDKKSFLYLVGTTLEYSGGLNGKGFVFNNPNANRTCGCGESFSL is encoded by the coding sequence ATGATAAAAGTTTCAGACACAGCAAAGAAGAAAGTCATAGAATTAATGACTGACGATGGCTTTAATGCAGCAACCGATTTTGTACGCGTTGGTGTAAAAAGTGGTGGTTGTTCAGGTTTATCTTACGATTTAACTTTCGATAACAAAAAAGAAGAAAACGATAAGGTGTTTATGGAGAATGATGTAAAAATCATTGTTGATAAAAAAAGCTTTTTATATTTAGTTGGAACCACCTTAGAATACTCTGGAGGTTTAAACGGAAAAGGATTTGTTTTTAACAACCCAAACGCAAATAGAACTTGTGGTTGTGGAGAATCATTCTCACTTTAA
- the sufC gene encoding Fe-S cluster assembly ATPase SufC: MLKIENLQASIDDKSILKGLSLEVKAGEVHAIMGPNGAGKSTLANIIAGKDDYEVTAGTIELNGEDISELAPEERAHNGVFLSFQYPVEIPGVSVTNFIKTAINETRKAKGLEDMPAKDMLKMIREKSELLEIDRKFLSRSLNEGFSGGEKKRNEIFQMAMLEPKLAILDETDSGLDIDALRIVANGVNKLKSKDNAVIVITHYQRLLDYIVPDFVHVLHDGKIVKSGDASLALELEEKGYDWIKELV; the protein is encoded by the coding sequence ATGTTAAAAATAGAAAATTTACAAGCGAGTATTGATGATAAATCAATTTTAAAAGGATTGAGTTTAGAAGTAAAAGCAGGTGAAGTACATGCAATAATGGGACCTAATGGTGCTGGTAAAAGTACTTTGGCTAATATTATTGCCGGTAAAGATGATTATGAAGTTACTGCTGGTACAATTGAGTTAAATGGAGAAGACATTAGCGAATTAGCACCAGAAGAAAGAGCACATAATGGTGTGTTTTTATCTTTTCAATATCCTGTAGAAATTCCTGGAGTTTCTGTAACCAATTTTATTAAAACTGCAATTAACGAAACTCGTAAAGCAAAAGGTTTAGAAGACATGCCTGCAAAAGACATGTTAAAAATGATCAGAGAAAAATCTGAATTATTAGAAATAGACCGTAAATTTTTATCTCGTTCTTTAAACGAAGGTTTTTCTGGAGGAGAAAAGAAACGTAATGAGATTTTTCAAATGGCAATGTTAGAACCAAAATTAGCCATTCTTGATGAAACTGATTCTGGTTTAGATATTGATGCTTTGCGTATTGTTGCAAACGGGGTAAATAAATTAAAATCTAAAGACAATGCAGTAATTGTAATTACGCATTACCAACGTTTATTAGATTATATCGTACCAGATTTTGTACACGTTTTACATGATGGGAAAATCGTAAAAAGTGGAGATGCTTCTTTAGCTTTAGAACTAGAGGAAAAAGGATACGATTGGATTAAAGAACTTGTATAA
- the sufB gene encoding Fe-S cluster assembly protein SufB, with the protein MSKYTEEQLEEELKTQEYKYGFYTDIESDTFPVGLSEDVVRAISKKKNEPEWMTEWRLEAYRVWEKMEEPEWANVHYAKPSFQDIAYYSAPKKKPKLNSLDEVDPELLDTFKRLGISLDEQKKLANVAVDIVMDSVSVATTFKKTLGEKGIIFMPISEAIQEHPELVRKYLGTVVPTTDNFYAALNSAVFSDGSFCYIPKGVRCPMELSTYFRINEGGTGQFERTLVVADAGSYVSYLEGCTAPSRDENQLHAAVVELIAMDDAEIKYSTVQNWYPGNKEGKGGVYNFVTKRGLCETNAKISWTQVETGSAVTWKYPSCILKGNNSVGEFYSIAVTNNFQQADTGTKMIHLGKNTKSTIISKGISAGNSQNSYRGLVQIHARAENARNFSQCDSLLMGNACGAHTFPYIEVKNKTAQVEHEATTSKIGEEQLFYCNQRGIDTEKAIALIVNGFSKEVLNKLPMEFAVEAQKLLEISLEGSVG; encoded by the coding sequence ATGTCAAAGTACACAGAGGAACAGCTAGAAGAAGAATTAAAAACTCAAGAATATAAATACGGTTTTTACACAGATATAGAAAGTGACACATTTCCTGTAGGATTAAGTGAAGATGTTGTTCGCGCAATTTCTAAAAAGAAAAATGAGCCAGAATGGATGACCGAATGGCGTTTAGAGGCTTATAGGGTTTGGGAAAAAATGGAAGAACCAGAATGGGCTAATGTGCATTATGCGAAACCAAGTTTTCAAGACATTGCTTACTATTCTGCACCAAAAAAGAAACCTAAATTAAATAGTTTAGATGAAGTAGATCCAGAATTATTGGACACTTTTAAACGTTTAGGAATTTCTTTAGACGAACAAAAAAAATTAGCTAATGTAGCGGTAGATATTGTAATGGATTCTGTTTCTGTTGCTACTACTTTTAAGAAAACATTAGGTGAAAAAGGTATTATTTTTATGCCTATTTCTGAAGCAATTCAAGAACATCCAGAATTGGTAAGAAAATATTTAGGAACCGTTGTACCAACTACAGACAACTTTTATGCAGCATTAAATTCGGCTGTTTTTTCTGATGGATCTTTCTGTTACATTCCAAAAGGTGTTCGTTGTCCGATGGAACTTTCTACCTATTTTAGAATTAATGAAGGTGGAACAGGACAGTTTGAAAGAACTCTAGTAGTTGCAGATGCAGGGAGTTATGTATCTTACTTAGAAGGATGTACTGCGCCAAGTAGAGATGAAAATCAATTACATGCAGCTGTTGTAGAATTAATTGCAATGGATGATGCTGAAATTAAATATTCTACTGTACAAAACTGGTATCCTGGTAATAAAGAAGGAAAAGGTGGCGTTTACAATTTTGTAACCAAAAGAGGATTGTGTGAAACCAATGCTAAAATTTCTTGGACACAAGTAGAAACTGGTTCTGCTGTAACTTGGAAATATCCTTCTTGTATTTTAAAAGGAAATAATTCTGTAGGTGAGTTTTACTCAATTGCAGTTACTAATAATTTTCAACAAGCAGATACAGGTACAAAAATGATTCACTTAGGTAAAAATACTAAGTCTACCATTATTTCTAAAGGAATCTCAGCAGGTAACTCACAAAACTCCTATAGAGGTTTGGTACAGATACATGCAAGAGCAGAAAACGCACGTAATTTCTCTCAATGCGATTCTTTATTGATGGGTAATGCATGTGGTGCACACACGTTTCCTTATATAGAAGTTAAGAATAAAACAGCTCAAGTAGAACACGAAGCAACTACAAGTAAAATTGGTGAAGAACAATTATTTTACTGTAACCAACGTGGTATTGATACAGAAAAAGCAATTGCTTTAATTGTAAACGGATTTAGTAAAGAGGTTTTAAATAAATTGCCAATGGAATTTGCTGTAGAAGCTCAAAAATTATTGGAGATTAGTTTAGAAGGAAGTGTTGGATAA